Proteins encoded by one window of Chryseobacterium sp. POL2:
- a CDS encoding DUF1003 domain-containing protein: MKLTEENQEKISALEKIANGTMWWIGSIPSLIVHTIFFLLCFALPVFGIVDWDHMLLVLTTLLSLEAIYLAIFIQMSVNKSSENIEVLREDVEEIQEDIDEIQEDIEEISEDIEDISEDIEEINEDIDEIQEDIEEINDEDDEDHSERARAVMLKSKVSSNRYEIKQLRDKIKELEHLIEIIKEKEEED, encoded by the coding sequence ATGAAGCTAACAGAAGAAAATCAAGAAAAAATTTCGGCATTAGAAAAAATTGCTAATGGCACAATGTGGTGGATTGGCTCAATCCCCTCATTAATAGTTCATACGATTTTCTTTTTATTATGTTTTGCCTTACCAGTTTTTGGCATTGTTGATTGGGACCACATGTTATTGGTTTTAACGACTTTATTATCTTTAGAAGCGATTTATTTAGCAATTTTTATTCAAATGTCTGTTAATAAAAGTTCAGAAAATATAGAGGTTCTGAGAGAAGATGTTGAAGAAATCCAAGAAGATATTGACGAAATCCAAGAAGATATCGAAGAAATTAGCGAAGATATTGAAGATATCAGCGAAGACATAGAAGAAATTAATGAAGATATCGACGAAATCCAAGAAGATATTGAAGAGATAAATGACGAAGATGACGAAGACCACAGCGAACGTGCCAGAGCCGTCATGTTGAAAAGCAAAGTTTCCTCTAACCGTTACGAAATCAAACAATTACGAGACAAAATAAAAGAGCTCGAACATCTTATTGAAATTATAAAAGAAAAAGAAGAGGAAGATTAA
- a CDS encoding polyribonucleotide nucleotidyltransferase codes for MSAPQAITELITLADGREITLETGKLAKQADGSVVVKLGGTMLMATVVANKEANPGVDFLPLTVDYREKFYAGGKIPGNFFRREARPSDQEILTMRLVDRVLRPLFPEDFHAEVQVMISLISYDGQTIPDDLAGLAASAAIAITDIPFNGPMSEVRVVKLDGKLSINPKYEDLANAELDIMVGATKSSIVMVEGEMKEISEQEMLEAIQFAHKEIINQIEAQERLAAKVGKAFPKREYNHETHDEEIREKVWKETYDKVYEVAKTPSAKEERAENFKAVLNDFLAQYTDEEELERVTPFVKVYYHDVEKEAMRQMILNEKVRLDGRDPQTIRPIWSEIDYLPGAHGSAIFTRGETQSLTAVTLGSIKDANMVDSVITNHDEKFFLHYNFPPFSTGEARPLRGTSRREVGHGNLAQRALANMIPEENPYTIRVVSDILESNGSSSMATVCAGTLALMDAGVQIKKPVSGIAMGLITDEKSGKFTVLSDILGDEDHLGDMDFKVTGTEDGITACQMDIKIQGLSMDIMEQALMQAKDGRLHILNKITQTIAEPREDVKPHAPKMVMMEIPKDFIGAVIGPGGKIIQQMQKDTDTVIAIEEVGEIGRIEISGVDREKINAAVAKINEITFVPVVGEVYKGKVVKVMDFGAFVAIAKGTEGLLHISEIEWKRLDKVPYAEGDEVEVKFMGYDDRKKMKLSRKVLLPRPPRPEQKPKAENTEAPVQNNNQEPQA; via the coding sequence ATGAGTGCACCACAAGCAATCACAGAGCTAATTACTCTTGCAGACGGAAGAGAAATTACGCTTGAAACAGGTAAATTGGCGAAACAAGCCGACGGTTCTGTAGTCGTAAAACTAGGCGGAACAATGCTAATGGCAACGGTTGTAGCCAACAAAGAAGCTAACCCTGGCGTTGACTTTTTACCATTAACAGTAGATTACAGAGAAAAATTCTATGCAGGAGGTAAAATTCCTGGAAACTTCTTCAGAAGAGAAGCGAGACCATCCGATCAAGAAATTTTGACAATGCGTTTGGTAGATAGAGTTTTGAGACCTTTATTCCCTGAAGATTTCCACGCAGAAGTTCAGGTGATGATTTCCCTAATTTCTTACGATGGACAAACAATTCCTGATGATTTAGCTGGTTTAGCAGCTTCTGCAGCTATCGCAATCACCGATATCCCTTTCAATGGACCAATGTCTGAGGTAAGAGTGGTAAAATTAGACGGAAAACTTTCTATCAACCCTAAATATGAAGATTTAGCCAACGCTGAATTGGATATTATGGTGGGAGCAACAAAATCTTCAATCGTAATGGTAGAAGGTGAAATGAAAGAAATTTCTGAGCAAGAAATGTTAGAAGCTATTCAGTTTGCGCACAAAGAAATCATCAATCAAATTGAAGCTCAAGAAAGATTAGCTGCGAAAGTAGGCAAAGCTTTCCCAAAAAGAGAATATAACCACGAAACTCACGATGAAGAAATTCGTGAAAAAGTGTGGAAAGAAACTTACGATAAAGTTTATGAAGTAGCTAAAACGCCTTCTGCAAAAGAAGAAAGAGCGGAAAACTTCAAAGCTGTTCTTAATGATTTCTTAGCTCAATATACAGACGAAGAAGAATTAGAAAGAGTAACACCTTTCGTTAAAGTATATTACCACGATGTGGAAAAAGAAGCGATGCGTCAAATGATTTTGAACGAAAAAGTTCGTCTTGATGGTCGTGATCCACAAACGATTCGTCCAATTTGGTCAGAAATCGATTATCTTCCAGGAGCTCACGGTTCTGCCATCTTTACAAGAGGAGAAACTCAGTCTTTAACAGCTGTAACTTTAGGTTCTATTAAAGATGCTAACATGGTGGACAGCGTAATTACTAACCACGACGAAAAATTCTTCCTTCATTATAATTTCCCTCCATTCTCAACAGGTGAAGCTCGTCCGTTAAGAGGAACTTCAAGAAGAGAAGTTGGACATGGTAACTTGGCTCAAAGAGCTTTAGCAAACATGATTCCTGAAGAAAATCCTTACACCATTCGTGTAGTTTCTGATATTTTAGAATCTAACGGTTCATCTTCAATGGCAACCGTTTGTGCAGGAACATTAGCATTGATGGATGCAGGGGTTCAAATTAAAAAACCTGTTTCTGGTATCGCAATGGGATTAATTACGGATGAAAAATCAGGAAAATTCACGGTTCTTTCAGATATTTTAGGAGATGAAGATCACTTGGGAGATATGGACTTTAAAGTAACTGGAACAGAAGACGGAATTACGGCTTGTCAAATGGATATCAAAATCCAAGGTCTTTCTATGGATATTATGGAACAAGCTTTAATGCAAGCAAAAGACGGAAGATTACATATTTTAAATAAAATCACGCAAACCATTGCTGAACCAAGAGAAGATGTGAAACCTCACGCTCCGAAAATGGTGATGATGGAAATTCCTAAAGATTTCATCGGCGCAGTAATCGGACCTGGTGGAAAAATCATTCAGCAAATGCAGAAAGATACAGATACAGTAATCGCTATTGAAGAAGTTGGTGAAATCGGACGTATCGAGATTTCTGGTGTTGACAGAGAGAAAATCAATGCTGCAGTTGCGAAAATCAACGAAATTACCTTCGTACCAGTTGTCGGTGAAGTTTACAAAGGAAAAGTTGTAAAAGTAATGGATTTTGGTGCTTTCGTAGCGATTGCTAAAGGTACTGAAGGTCTTCTTCACATTTCTGAAATCGAATGGAAGCGTCTGGACAAAGTTCCTTACGCTGAAGGTGATGAAGTTGAAGTGAAATTCATGGGTTACGATGATCGTAAGAAAATGAAACTTTCAAGAAAAGTTTTGTTGCCAAGACCACCAAGACCAGAACAAAAGCCAAAAGCTGAAAACACTGAAGCTCCAGTTCAAAACAATAATCAAGAGCCACAAGCTTAA
- a CDS encoding GNAT family N-acetyltransferase: MSLKIDVAKINEIDALMPMMKDFYAIDNYPFDTELTRKNFEIFINNSNLGQCFLLKDDSGIVGYMILNFLFSFEFGGMMCFLDELYVKPEAQGKKYGGKAVEFAQNFAKEKDLKMMFLEIENHNERAMHLYKKLGFEMHKRSIMTYET, from the coding sequence ATGAGTTTGAAAATTGATGTTGCAAAAATTAATGAAATAGATGCGCTAATGCCGATGATGAAAGACTTTTATGCCATTGATAATTATCCTTTTGATACAGAATTAACCCGCAAAAATTTTGAAATTTTCATCAACAATTCCAATTTGGGACAATGTTTTTTATTAAAAGACGACAGTGGAATAGTGGGTTATATGATTCTCAATTTTCTCTTCAGTTTTGAATTTGGTGGCATGATGTGTTTCCTAGACGAACTCTATGTAAAACCCGAAGCACAAGGTAAAAAATATGGGGGAAAAGCTGTAGAATTTGCACAGAATTTTGCGAAAGAAAAAGATTTAAAAATGATGTTCCTAGAAATCGAAAATCATAACGAACGCGCCATGCATTTATACAAAAAACTAGGATTCGAGATGCATAAAAGAAGTATTATGACCTACGAAACCTAA
- a CDS encoding heavy metal translocating P-type ATPase: MERTYEVLGMTCSGCQKKITETLNNIDGIHADVNLEKNEAVIHGHRDFTLEEFNEALSKVGNYKLQDPNNKDQSFVKPQDRVSPSSVYYCPMECEGEKVYFKQGERCPVCKMYLVPIEEKNQESRAKNQDEHSHPNHPTTNNQQPITNNDQAGKYYCPMYCEGDKVYDSNVGCPVCGMDLVKYPEKKKAQYTCPMHPEILSDEPGSCPICGMDLVKIPEKNSISEDETYNILKRKFWISLAFTLPVFILSMGGMWIDFPFSHHVQAYIELLLTLPVLFYSGWFLMKRGWISFKTWNLNMFSLIALGVAAAFIFSIFALAFPNMIPHEIKGHDGNIPLYFEAVCVILTLVILGQWMEAMAHKKTGKAIEELMNLSPDEATLVEGDSERRVALDQVKIGDILKVKPGEKIPVDGKIMEGNSSIDESMITGEPIPVEKNENDKVTSGTINGNQVFLMKAEKVGDETLLSQIIKMVNEASRSKAPIQKLTDKVSKIFVPTVIAVAILTFILWQIFGPEAQKTLFAFVNAVAVLIVACPCALGLATPMSLMVGIGKGAKNGILIKNAEALEQMNKVNVLITDKTGTLTEGKPSLEHIETLENVHPTHILQLAASLNQNSEHPLSNAVLKKAKEENIHIEKVQNFENVSGKGVQGNINGKKVFLGNESLLSSHQISIPESLKQKATEVQSKAHTISYVAEGNQVLGFVSFTDKIKETSKKAIEFLLNDGVDIMMMTGDNEHTAKAVADALGIRHYQANCLPQDKLNEVKKLQSEGKIVAMTGDGINDAPALAQSNIGIAMGTGTDVAMESAEITLLKGDILGVAKAKRLSEKLLKNIKENLFFAFIYNVLGIPLAAGLLYPFFGILLSPMIAAAAMSFSSLSVILNSLRLNGVNLEVK; the protein is encoded by the coding sequence ATGGAACGTACATATGAAGTTTTGGGAATGACTTGCTCTGGCTGCCAGAAAAAAATCACTGAAACGCTTAATAATATAGATGGAATTCACGCTGATGTCAACTTAGAAAAAAATGAAGCAGTGATTCATGGACACAGAGATTTCACGCTGGAAGAATTTAATGAAGCGCTTTCAAAAGTTGGAAATTATAAACTTCAAGATCCTAATAATAAAGATCAAAGTTTTGTAAAACCTCAAGATCGTGTTTCTCCATCGTCGGTTTATTATTGTCCAATGGAATGTGAGGGCGAAAAAGTGTATTTCAAACAAGGTGAAAGATGTCCCGTTTGTAAAATGTATTTGGTTCCTATTGAGGAAAAGAATCAAGAATCAAGAGCCAAGAATCAAGACGAGCATTCCCATCCCAATCATCCAACAACCAACAACCAACAACCGATAACCAATAACGATCAAGCTGGAAAATATTATTGTCCCATGTATTGCGAGGGCGACAAAGTTTATGATTCTAATGTGGGTTGTCCGGTTTGTGGGATGGATTTAGTGAAATATCCCGAAAAGAAAAAAGCCCAATATACTTGTCCGATGCATCCAGAAATTTTGAGTGATGAACCTGGAAGTTGCCCTATTTGCGGAATGGATTTGGTGAAAATTCCAGAGAAAAATAGCATTTCTGAAGATGAAACTTATAATATTCTAAAACGAAAATTCTGGATTTCTTTGGCGTTTACACTTCCTGTTTTCATTTTGTCGATGGGCGGAATGTGGATAGATTTCCCATTTTCACACCATGTTCAAGCTTATATAGAGCTTCTTTTAACGCTTCCAGTTTTATTTTATTCGGGTTGGTTTCTCATGAAAAGAGGTTGGATTTCCTTTAAAACTTGGAACCTCAATATGTTTAGTTTAATTGCTTTGGGAGTGGCTGCAGCATTTATATTCAGCATTTTTGCATTGGCTTTCCCCAATATGATTCCGCATGAAATAAAAGGTCACGATGGCAATATCCCACTCTATTTTGAGGCAGTTTGTGTTATTTTAACTTTGGTAATTCTTGGACAGTGGATGGAAGCCATGGCTCATAAAAAAACGGGTAAAGCCATTGAAGAACTCATGAATCTTTCTCCTGATGAAGCTACTTTGGTGGAAGGAGATTCCGAAAGAAGAGTGGCTTTAGATCAAGTGAAAATTGGAGATATTTTAAAAGTAAAACCAGGTGAAAAAATTCCTGTAGATGGTAAAATTATGGAAGGAAATTCCTCCATTGATGAATCTATGATTACGGGAGAGCCTATTCCTGTTGAGAAAAATGAAAATGATAAAGTAACTTCTGGAACCATCAACGGAAACCAAGTCTTCTTAATGAAAGCTGAAAAGGTAGGTGATGAAACTTTGCTTTCTCAAATTATAAAAATGGTGAACGAAGCCAGCAGAAGTAAAGCACCTATTCAGAAATTAACGGATAAAGTTTCAAAAATATTTGTTCCAACGGTAATTGCGGTGGCTATTTTGACCTTTATTTTATGGCAAATTTTCGGTCCAGAAGCTCAGAAAACCTTGTTCGCTTTTGTAAATGCGGTTGCCGTTTTAATTGTCGCTTGTCCGTGCGCTTTGGGTTTAGCAACGCCAATGTCTTTGATGGTGGGAATTGGAAAAGGCGCCAAAAATGGTATTCTGATTAAAAATGCCGAAGCTCTTGAACAAATGAATAAAGTAAATGTTTTAATTACCGATAAAACAGGAACTTTAACCGAAGGAAAACCATCTTTGGAACATATTGAAACTTTAGAAAATGTACATCCAACTCATATTCTTCAGTTAGCAGCTTCCCTCAATCAAAATTCTGAGCATCCACTTTCTAATGCGGTTTTAAAGAAAGCCAAAGAAGAAAATATTCATATCGAAAAAGTTCAAAACTTTGAAAACGTTTCTGGGAAAGGTGTTCAAGGAAATATCAATGGAAAAAAAGTATTTTTAGGAAACGAAAGTCTTTTAAGTTCTCATCAAATTTCAATTCCCGAAAGTTTAAAACAAAAAGCGACAGAAGTGCAATCTAAAGCACACACTATTTCTTATGTTGCGGAGGGAAATCAGGTTTTAGGATTTGTAAGTTTTACGGATAAAATAAAAGAAACATCCAAAAAAGCTATAGAATTTCTTCTAAATGATGGTGTAGATATTATGATGATGACGGGGGATAACGAACATACTGCAAAAGCCGTTGCAGATGCACTTGGAATTAGACATTATCAAGCGAATTGCCTTCCTCAAGACAAATTGAATGAAGTGAAAAAACTTCAATCTGAAGGAAAAATTGTAGCGATGACGGGTGATGGAATCAACGATGCTCCAGCTCTTGCACAATCCAATATCGGAATTGCCATGGGAACAGGAACCGATGTTGCGATGGAAAGTGCGGAAATTACTTTGTTAAAAGGCGATATCCTTGGTGTTGCAAAAGCAAAAAGATTGAGTGAAAAACTCTTGAAAAACATCAAAGAAAATCTATTTTTTGCGTTTATCTACAATGTCTTAGGAATTCCTTTAGCTGCTGGACTGCTCTACCCTTTCTTCGGGATTTTATTATCCCCAATGATAGCTGCTGCTGCGATGAGTTTCAGCTCACTTTCAGTAATTTTGAATTCTCTACGATTGAATGGTGTCAATTTGGAAGTGAAATAA
- a CDS encoding polysaccharide deacetylase family protein, with amino-acid sequence MKHFSSKRSFYKVFLGSVVLTFASAIVFSSCKKEAEDFNTFEQLKVKPLTEKNVPKVEDIDLLKNEDSDKRSIYLTFDDGPNRGTKNLMTILNKHQVVATSFVVGKHIVGSQKQMDDFYDLQQDSLIEIANHSYSHANNKYSKFYRNPEVVVQDFKILRDSLKLLNPIARTPGRNIWRINGVTATDIKSSTKAADKLQSAGFKLVGWDLEWRATADMKLKNNHAEMIKKVDSIFYNDLEKTPRHLVLLTHDQYLDDEVSVKELDLFIQKLQESQRFVFKKISEYPKINDILN; translated from the coding sequence ATGAAGCATTTTTCTTCTAAAAGGTCTTTTTATAAAGTCTTTTTAGGTTCTGTTGTGTTGACTTTCGCCAGTGCAATTGTCTTTAGTTCTTGCAAAAAAGAAGCTGAAGATTTTAATACTTTTGAACAGTTAAAAGTCAAACCACTAACTGAGAAAAATGTCCCCAAAGTTGAAGATATTGATTTATTAAAAAATGAGGATTCTGACAAGCGTTCTATCTATCTTACTTTTGATGATGGCCCCAATCGTGGTACAAAAAATTTGATGACAATTCTTAACAAACATCAGGTTGTAGCAACGTCTTTTGTTGTTGGAAAGCATATTGTCGGAAGCCAAAAACAAATGGATGATTTTTACGATTTGCAACAAGATTCTTTGATAGAAATTGCGAACCACAGTTACAGTCACGCCAATAATAAATATTCCAAATTTTATCGTAATCCAGAAGTTGTGGTTCAGGATTTTAAAATTCTACGTGATAGTCTGAAACTTCTTAATCCCATTGCCAGAACGCCCGGTCGTAATATTTGGAGAATTAACGGTGTAACAGCGACGGATATAAAATCATCAACAAAAGCTGCGGACAAATTGCAAAGTGCTGGCTTCAAATTGGTTGGTTGGGATCTCGAATGGCGCGCAACTGCTGATATGAAGCTGAAAAATAATCATGCAGAAATGATTAAAAAAGTCGATAGTATTTTTTACAATGATCTTGAAAAAACACCACGACATTTGGTTTTGTTAACACATGATCAATATTTGGATGATGAAGTTTCGGTTAAAGAATTGGATTTGTTTATCCAAAAATTACAAGAAAGTCAGCGTTTTGTATTCAAAAAAATATCAGAATATCCTAAGATTAACGATATTTTGAACTAA
- the rpsO gene encoding 30S ribosomal protein S15 yields the protein MYLTTEKKAEIFAKHGKSATDTGSAEGQIALFTYRINHLSQHLKANHKDFNTERSLVKLVGKRKRLLDYLKKVEIARYRAIIAELGIRK from the coding sequence ATGTATTTAACAACAGAAAAGAAAGCGGAAATTTTCGCAAAACATGGTAAGTCAGCTACAGATACTGGTAGCGCAGAAGGGCAAATCGCATTGTTCACTTACAGAATTAATCATTTATCTCAACACTTAAAAGCTAATCACAAAGATTTCAACACAGAGAGATCTCTAGTGAAATTGGTAGGTAAGAGAAAAAGATTATTAGATTATCTTAAGAAAGTTGAAATCGCAAGATATAGAGCGATTATCGCTGAACTTGGAATTAGAAAATAA
- a CDS encoding helix-turn-helix domain-containing protein, with protein sequence MQIFIKNMVCNRCVAAVKGIFSELNIPVDEIKLGEVKTKKSFSEIQLKELEKKLEQSGFEHIKDAVLQLNDKIKTLIIQKISELDVDEDFLLSEFLSSNLHRDYSALSKNFSQNENITLEQYFILQKIEKVKELLLYNEFTLTEIAGKLGYKSVQHLSTQFKNNTGFTPTEFKKLKNHNRKGLDEF encoded by the coding sequence ATGCAAATTTTCATCAAAAATATGGTCTGCAATCGTTGTGTTGCTGCAGTAAAAGGCATTTTTTCTGAATTAAATATTCCAGTTGATGAAATAAAATTGGGCGAAGTAAAAACAAAAAAATCATTTTCTGAAATTCAACTTAAAGAATTAGAGAAAAAACTAGAACAATCTGGTTTTGAGCATATAAAAGATGCTGTACTTCAATTGAATGATAAAATTAAAACGCTTATTATTCAAAAAATCAGTGAGTTGGATGTGGATGAAGATTTTCTTTTGTCAGAATTTTTAAGTAGCAATTTGCATAGGGATTATAGCGCTCTTTCCAAGAATTTTTCTCAAAATGAAAATATAACCCTCGAGCAATATTTTATTCTTCAAAAAATAGAAAAAGTAAAAGAACTCCTGCTCTACAATGAATTTACTTTAACAGAAATCGCTGGAAAACTGGGCTACAAAAGTGTTCAGCATCTTTCAACTCAATTCAAAAACAATACAGGTTTTACTCCAACAGAATTTAAAAAACTGAAAAATCATAACAGAAAAGGACTTGATGAGTTTTAA
- a CDS encoding SIR2 family NAD-dependent protein deacylase: MKKKLVVLSGAGISAESGISTFRDANGLWENHPIEEVASPEGFARNPELVLEFYNLRRRQLKEVKPNKAHQILAELEDDFDVYIITQNVDDLHERAGSSKVMHLHGELRKARPVNSETDAIVWEDDLHLGDLDENGIQLRPHIVWFGEMVPEMDNAKEIASNADVFLVVGTSLQVYPAAGLVHYVPENCDIFVIDPNLDFSMFKNKENCFKTSATEGMEKFKNYFPTKK, encoded by the coding sequence ATGAAGAAAAAATTAGTCGTTTTATCGGGTGCCGGAATTAGTGCTGAAAGCGGAATTTCAACTTTTCGAGATGCCAATGGTTTGTGGGAAAATCACCCTATCGAAGAGGTAGCAAGTCCTGAAGGTTTTGCGAGAAATCCTGAATTGGTTTTGGAATTTTATAATCTTAGACGCAGACAACTCAAAGAAGTTAAACCTAACAAAGCACACCAGATTCTAGCTGAGTTAGAAGATGATTTTGATGTTTATATTATCACCCAAAATGTTGATGATTTGCATGAGCGCGCAGGTTCTTCCAAAGTCATGCATTTGCATGGCGAACTTCGCAAAGCCAGACCAGTCAATTCGGAAACCGATGCGATAGTTTGGGAAGACGATTTGCATCTTGGTGATTTGGACGAAAATGGCATACAGTTGAGACCGCATATTGTATGGTTTGGAGAAATGGTTCCCGAAATGGATAATGCCAAAGAAATTGCTTCTAATGCAGATGTTTTCTTGGTTGTCGGAACCTCTTTGCAAGTCTATCCTGCAGCTGGGTTGGTACATTATGTTCCAGAGAATTGCGATATTTTTGTGATTGATCCAAATTTGGATTTTTCAATGTTTAAAAACAAAGAAAATTGTTTTAAAACCTCAGCAACAGAAGGAATGGAAAAATTTAAAAATTATTTTCCCACAAAAAAGTAA